The following proteins are encoded in a genomic region of Actinomadura sp. NAK00032:
- a CDS encoding HAD domain-containing protein, giving the protein MGSPVVLLDVDGVLNPFERPHRGFKRHRCSPNGQMFHLWLNPAHGPALLQLAESTGAELAWASYWCGHANGWIGPRVGLPELPFVPIPSYPGSAEGRSLGAWKARHVAAWAEGRPFVWFEDEPDATECIAGEPGVADHLLVEIDPLTGLTDEHLGAAEAWLRALTR; this is encoded by the coding sequence ATGGGGTCGCCGGTGGTGCTGCTGGACGTCGACGGGGTGCTCAATCCGTTCGAGAGGCCCCATCGCGGGTTCAAACGGCACCGGTGCTCGCCGAACGGCCAGATGTTCCATCTGTGGCTCAACCCGGCGCACGGCCCGGCGCTGCTCCAGCTCGCCGAGTCGACCGGCGCCGAACTGGCCTGGGCGAGCTACTGGTGCGGCCACGCCAACGGCTGGATCGGGCCCAGGGTCGGGCTGCCGGAGCTGCCGTTCGTCCCGATCCCGTCCTATCCCGGCAGCGCCGAGGGGCGCTCACTCGGCGCGTGGAAGGCCCGGCACGTGGCCGCGTGGGCGGAGGGCCGCCCGTTCGTGTGGTTCGAGGACGAGCCCGACGCCACCGAGTGCATCGCCGGCGAACCGGGCGTCGCCGACCACCTCCTCGTCGAGATCGACCCGCTCACCGGGCTCACCGACGAGCACCTCGGCGCCGCCGAGGCCTGGCTCCGCGCCCTCACCCGCTGA